One region of Hemiscyllium ocellatum isolate sHemOce1 chromosome 4, sHemOce1.pat.X.cur, whole genome shotgun sequence genomic DNA includes:
- the snai2 gene encoding zinc finger protein SNAI2, which translates to MPRSFLVKKHFSTSKKPNYGELDTQTVIISPFLYESYPMPVIPQPEILSSGAYNPVSVWSVCSGLIPSPVPSDPAPASEYSSAHSSPLSNGSLCPGGHLSPQQSNSDRLHRDPNSSESSISDEEERIHPKVSDEHGVDAEKFQCNLCSKAYSTFSGLAKHKQLHCDAQTRKSFSCKYCEKEYVSLGALKMHIRTHTLPCVCKICGKAFSRPWLLQGHIRTHTGEKPFSCPHCSRAFADRSNLRAHLQTHSDVKKYQCKNCAKTFSRMSLLHKHEESGCCVAH; encoded by the exons ATGCCGCGATCTTTTCTAGTCAAGAAACATTTTAGCACCAGCAAAAAACCAAATTATGGCGAACTGGACACGCAAACAG TCATCATTTCTCCGTTCCTGTATGAGAGTTACCCAATGCCAGTCATTCCTCAGCCGGAGATCCTCAGTTCTGGGGCTTACAATCCAGTTAGTGTGTGGAGTGTTTGCTCTGGGCTCATCCCTTCTCCTGTCCCCAGTGACCCTGCACCTGCCTCGGAATACTCATCCGCTCACTCCTCGCCCCTCAGTAACGGGAGCCTATGTCCAGGGGGGCACCTCAGCCCTCAGCAGTCTAACTCAGATCGGTTGCACAGGGATCCCAATAGCTCGGAAAGTTCGATCAGCGACGAAGAGGAGAGGATTCACCCCAAAGTATCGGATGAACACGGCGTGGACGCCGAGAAGTTTCAGTGTAACTTGTGCAGCAAGGCGTATTCCACTTTCTCAGGACTGGCCAAACACAAGCAGCTACACTGCGACGCTCAAACTCGCAAATCCTTCAGCTGCAAATACTGTGAGAAGGAGTATGTCAGCTTGGGAGCATTGAAGATGCACATCCGGACCCACACGCTGCCGTGTGTTTGTAAAATCTGTGGCAAAGCATTCTCCAGACCATGGCTGTTGCAGGGGCATATCCGAACACACACTG GTGAAAAACCATTCTCTTGTCCTCACTGCAGCAGAGCATTTGCTGATCGATCGAACCTGAGGGCTCATCTACAAACTCATTCAGATGTGAAAAAATATCAATGCAAGAATTGTGCCAAAACCTTCTCCAGAATGTCTCTACTCCACAAACACGAAGAATCAGGATGTTGTGTTGCACACTGA